A window of Candidatus Peribacteraceae bacterium genomic DNA:
CGCCTGTGCGGCGCTGCCCAAATTGAGCCACAGGTACGCCAGCAGCCCCGCCACCAGAAGAAGTGCGAGGGCGAGGGGGAGGAGGACGCGAGCGACTTTCATGCGGGCTGAGGGTAGCGCAGGGCGGGGGGAAGCGCCACTTGCACAGGAACAGGTAGTAGGTAGTAGGTTGTAGGTTTTAGTACATCCGTAACAGGAACAGTGGGGCAGCTGCTCTGTTCTTGTACCACCTACTCCCTACCCCCTACTTTCCCAGAGACGGGCTCAATTCCCCGTCTTCTCCGTGCGATGTTTCGCCTCCCACGCCGGCGCGGGCGGCTGCTTCGGCGATGTGTTTGGGGATCACGGCTTCCACGGCGCCCCATTTGGCGTCTCCTCCCTGAGGGAGGAGGACGGTCACTTGGTCGCCCACTTCCGCGCGGTAGAACGTGACGGAGGCCAGGAGCACCCGGAGGGCCTTGCCCTCGGCGAGCACCTTGTACTGGCCGTCTTCCTGGATGAGCAGGCCCAGCACGGTGCGGCGGGGGACGGGGGCGATCTGCTTGTAGATGAACTTCCCTTCGTCGGTGATGGTGAGCTTCATGCCGTCGCCCTCCACCAGCTTGCTCTTGCTGGCGTAGTTGGCGGGGACGGGGTAGGTCTGTCCGTTGGCGTCCACCATGTTCTGCCCGTCGAACACCCCCTCCACCACGCGCCCGCTCACGGGGCCCGCCGAGGAGATGGCGTTGGCACGCATCATGTGGCGCTCGCGCGAGGAATCCACCACACCCGTCATTTCCCGCAGCATGGCATGGGCGGTTTTGAGCGAAGACATCGCGCTATCGATGAGTTCCTGAATGTGCACGAGGGAGTCGTCGGACATGGTCGGGTGAGGGGATGGATATCACGAATGCAACGGATGTGACTGCACAGGAAGTTGAAGGGAGGAGAGCCGCTTCGTCATCTCGGTGTTGGTGAGGAGTCCCGCCTGTGCGCCGATAGATCCAAGGACACTCGTAGCATTTATCGTACCTGTTCTGAGCGCAGTTGGCAAGTCCAAACCGTTCAGGATGGCCCACGTGAGGCCGGTGCCGAAAGCATCCCCCGCGCCCGTGGTATCCGTCACTTCCACATCTTCCGGGGGCGGGCAATGAAACACCTGCGTGCCGTCCGTGGCCGTGGCGCCGTCCTTCCCGTCCGTGACGCACACCGTCTTCACTCCCGCTTTCAGGAGCGTTCGCAACGCGTCTTCCACGGTGGCCGTGCGCGTGAAGCCCAGGGCCTCTTCCTTATTGAGGAGCAGGATATCCGTGTGCGCCAGCAGGGCGCGGTTCTCTTGGGCGTCCCAGCCGGCGTTCACCTGCGTGCCGCCGGGGTTCCAGGTGAGGCCTATGCGCCCCTCGCCCCCCGTCATGGCCGCCAGGTCGTCCATGATCTCGCGGCCGGCCTTCTGCAGGTGCGTGAGGTAGATCCAGTCCCGTTCCTGCGCCTCGGCCCGGTCGAAGGTGACGTCATGCAGGTGCACGGTGCTGCCCGCGTTGTACAGGATGATGCGCTCGCCGCTCTCCACGGAGAGGATGATGGAAGAGCTGCTGTTCTCGTCCTCCACCACCGTGGCAGGGGAGGCATCCACGCCGTTCTCCCGCAGGTTCTTGAGCATGCGCTCGCCCCATTGGTCATTGCCCACCACGCCGCAGAACGCCACGGCACAGCCCAGGCGGCTCAGCCCCACGGCGGTATTGGACGCTCCTCCGCCGCAGGTCTCGATGATCTGCTCCACGCCGATCTTGGCCCCCACCGGGAAGCGCAGTTCCCGCTCCTGCCCGCCGGCCCCCGCGGACGCCGCTCCTCCCGTGCGCACGAAGAGATCGAAGGTCGCGCCGCCGATGGTCATGACCTGGAGATCCTTCATGGTTGATGCGTGGGGGGGATTCCTCGGAGAACATGCGCGTATTCCGTATTGCGTATTGCGTATGACGTATGGTTGCTCATGAAGCGAAGATACGTAATACGTAATACACGATACGTTATACGGAATGATAACGGTTCTCCATCATCCGCAGGAACCGATGTGCCTTGCGGAGCTTCCGGCGGCTCTGCCATTGGAGCAGGAAGAGGAACAGCGTCACGCTCCCCGCGATCCACCACGCGAGGTGGGGGAGTCCGCTCCCTGTCTGGTTGGGGGGGCGGAGGGAGGGATCCTCCTGGAACGGCGGTATTTGGTCCGGGGAGGCGTAGTGCACGCCGTCGCCGCCGGGGGTGCCTTGGCCCGTGGCCACCAGGTCGTCCCGCGCCTCGCCCGTGGTATCCACCGGCGTGATGCGCACGGCGTAGGTGACGCCGGGCAAAAGGTCCCGCAGCACCAGGGAACGCTTCTCATCCTTCTTGATGTCGCCGCCGGGGACGGTGCGCTTCTCCGAGAACTGTTCCGCGTCCACGCCGTATTCCACCAGGAACGACTGGAAGGTGATGTCCACGGGGAGGGACCACTCGATGGCCAGCGCCTCATCCTGGGGCGTCACGATCAAGCGGATGCCCAGCACGTGCGCCGTAACAGGGTTGCTCTTGTCGCCCTCCCGGTCCCCCTGCACCGCGGTGACCGCGAAGACGAAGGGCATGCCGGTGCTCAAGCCCGTCACCGTGGCGGCGGACTTGGAGGCGTCGGGCGTATCCAGCGTGTAGGCGTAGTCGCCCACCTTCTCCCCCACGTACACGCGGTAGTAATCCACCGTATCATCCGCCACGGGGTCCCACTGCAGCTCCACGGCGCCGTTCTTGGGTTCCGCCCGCAGGTTCTGCACCGTGGACATCTTCTTGGCTGACACCGTGAGAGGGACGAGCAGGTTGGCCGCGTTCCCGGCTTGGTCCTTGGCTTCCACGGCCGGCTGGTATTCCCCCGCGCGTGGCGCGGTGAAGAGCGATTGGTACGTTCCCGGGCGGTTGGCGTCCTCCTGCAGGGAGATCCGTTCCTCACCCAGCTTGAATTCCATGCTCTTGAGCGCGGGTTCGCTCTGGACCACGATCAGGATGTTCTCGCCTTCCTGCGGCTGCTCCGGCGTGAGCGTGGCCGAGGTGACCACGGGCGGGTCGGTGTCGCGCACGAGGTGGAGGGTTGATTCCCCCCCGCCGTCGTCCATCACCACGAGCGTGTACTCGCTGTGGGTGGGGTCCAGGGACACGACGATGGCGAAACGGCCGCTGTCGTCACTCTCCCCGGAAGCCGCCTGGGTTCCGCCCTTCACTTGGATGTTGGTGTACGGCTGGGTCGCCCCCTCCACGGTCACGCTTCCGCCGTTTACGGTGCCGTTCTGCAAGGGGGAGGTCACCGTGAGGTGCTGCACCAGCGGGCCCGTGCTGCTGGAGACCACCACCCTGGCTTCCCCGCGGATCACGTGGGCGGGGTCCGTGGTGTCTTCCACCGTCACCGTGTGTTTCCCGGTCGTCCGGAAGCTGACGGAGAAGGGGATGAAGCGCGTCCCCAAATGGCGGGAAGTGAACGTGGCTTGCCCCACCCCCTCCACGCCGCTGAGGCCGGGGAGTGTGGCCTGGGGGTCGGTGCTGGTGATGCGCACGGTCCCGATGTAATCCTGCGCGGTGTTGCCGTTGGCATCCACGGCGCGGATGGTGATGCCCGTGATGTCCTGCATGGCGAGCACGGCATCCGTGAGGGTCACTTCGAAGTGGTCGGCAATGTCGAACGTGGGATCAGCGGCGGCGGCCGTCGGCAAAAGTTGTGCGGCGAAGGGGGAACCCCCCACGGCGCCTCCGATCGCCGTCACCGTTCCTTCCTGTGCCAACGCCATGCCGCTCAGCAGGTCCACGGCGCGGAGCGCCACGATGCCCGCCCTCGTCGCCTTCACCGCAAAACGCACGATGCCCTGTGCGTCCGTTCCCGTCGCTTCCGCTTCGATGATGGCTCCCACGGAAGCGCTCCGCAGTTCCACGGGCCGTCCCGGGAGGGGATTCCCGTACCGGTCGGTGACCGTCACTTGCACCGCCGCCGCATCACGGCCGTCCGCCGTGACGGAGGCATCGAGGACGCTGAGGGTGGAAGCCTGCGTGTCCACCGTGTCCGGCAGAACCTCGAACGACGCTTCGGGCGAGAGGCGTTGGCCGTTCTTCCCCACGAAGGCGTGGTACGTGCCCGCTTCCTCGGCGCTCGTTCCCGGCACGCGGAAGTGCGTGCTGCCCGCGCGGTCCAGCGTGAGGGGGAAGATCAAGTAGTTCTGCGCTGGCGGAATCACCACCAGGTCCACGCTCCCCATGGCGGCGAATCCTTCCACCTCCGCCTCCAACCCCAACCCCGCAATGGAGTCCTGCACGCGCAGCAAGCCGCTGTCCGCGGGGGCGACCACGGCGCTCAGCGCATGGAGCGGCAGCAACAGTGCAACCAGGAAGGCCAGGGACCGGGTAGGGGAGTTCATGTGTTTCTCTCTATCCTACCAAAAAACAGCGTTTTCCTCAATCCTGCTCCTATGATTAGGAATAAGAATGGAAATGTGTCCAGAACTTTTCCCCTGCCCCTTGGGCTGCGGTTATCGTGAGAGGCGGAGAATGGCTATGATACGGCCATGCGATCCCACTCCTCCCCCCTTTTCCGCCTCGTTTCCGCAGGGTTGGCCCTGCTCCTGCTCTCCGCATGCGGTGGCGGGGGAGAACAAGCGGTCTGTACGCAGCAGTTCTGGAACGGCCGTGTGGGCATCTGCCTTCCGGACGGGTGGACCGTGATGGAGCGGGAGCGGCTGGACCAGCAGGGGATCCCCCGGGATGTGTTGGCCGCGTTCCAGGTGGAGAAGCCCGTCTCGGGCCAGTACCCCACGGTGGTGATCACGGAGGAGCCGCTCGCGCAGCCGATGGACACCGATACCTACAGCCGCGCCAGCATGCGGGCGGTGAGCGCGCTGCCGGGGTATGAGCTCATCGATACGCGTCCGGTGCGCATCGACGAACGGGAATCGGGCATCCACATCTACACCGCGCAACCCGCCGCGGACCAGCCCAAGACGCGCTTCTACCAAGTGAGCGCCGTCTCCTCCTCGGGCACCGGGTATACCGTCACGGCGTTCGCGCCCCTCTCGGTCAGCCGGTCGCTGGAAGGGGAGGAGCTGGCCATGGTGCAGTCCCTCACGTTCGTGGATCCGGGGGAGGGGAATGAAGAATGACGAATGAAGAATGACGAATGTGGAATTTGGGTGGAGGTGCCGGTGGGAATTGCCCCGGCTTCGCCTTCGGCTACGCCGCGGCTGGAGCTTATTCCACGAAATAATCGCGGCGTAGTTGCGAAGCAACGAAGTCGGATGGAGGTGCCGGTGGGAATTGCACCCACGCATGGGGGTTTTGCAGACCCCTGCCTTACTACTTGGCTACGGCACCTCGTGGCTCTTCGCATCTCAGTATAGAGTTTTTTTGCACGGCCTGAAGGGCAATGGATGAAGGAGGGAAGACTCTGGAAGAATGCGTGGGAAGCACAGCAAAGTGTCTTTGTAATTTATCATTGATAGTAAGCCAAGATCTTCTCCTCCCCACCCTAACCTTTGACGTGCCCTCTTGACTCCGCAACACTACGTCCCGTCATGCGATTGTCGCTCCTCACACTCGGGCTTCTCCTTCTCGCTCTTCGAGCGGAAGGGTCCT
This region includes:
- a CDS encoding carbohydrate kinase family protein; this encodes MKDLQVMTIGGATFDLFVRTGGAASAGAGGQERELRFPVGAKIGVEQIIETCGGGASNTAVGLSRLGCAVAFCGVVGNDQWGERMLKNLRENGVDASPATVVEDENSSSSIILSVESGERIILYNAGSTVHLHDVTFDRAEAQERDWIYLTHLQKAGREIMDDLAAMTGGEGRIGLTWNPGGTQVNAGWDAQENRALLAHTDILLLNKEEALGFTRTATVEDALRTLLKAGVKTVCVTDGKDGATATDGTQVFHCPPPEDVEVTDTTGAGDAFGTGLTWAILNGLDLPTALRTGTINATSVLGSIGAQAGLLTNTEMTKRLSSLQLPVQSHPLHS
- a CDS encoding Ig-like domain-containing protein; this translates as MNSPTRSLAFLVALLLPLHALSAVVAPADSGLLRVQDSIAGLGLEAEVEGFAAMGSVDLVVIPPAQNYLIFPLTLDRAGSTHFRVPGTSAEEAGTYHAFVGKNGQRLSPEASFEVLPDTVDTQASTLSVLDASVTADGRDAAAVQVTVTDRYGNPLPGRPVELRSASVGAIIEAEATGTDAQGIVRFAVKATRAGIVALRAVDLLSGMALAQEGTVTAIGGAVGGSPFAAQLLPTAAAADPTFDIADHFEVTLTDAVLAMQDITGITIRAVDANGNTAQDYIGTVRITSTDPQATLPGLSGVEGVGQATFTSRHLGTRFIPFSVSFRTTGKHTVTVEDTTDPAHVIRGEARVVVSSSTGPLVQHLTVTSPLQNGTVNGGSVTVEGATQPYTNIQVKGGTQAASGESDDSGRFAIVVSLDPTHSEYTLVVMDDGGGESTLHLVRDTDPPVVTSATLTPEQPQEGENILIVVQSEPALKSMEFKLGEERISLQEDANRPGTYQSLFTAPRAGEYQPAVEAKDQAGNAANLLVPLTVSAKKMSTVQNLRAEPKNGAVELQWDPVADDTVDYYRVYVGEKVGDYAYTLDTPDASKSAATVTGLSTGMPFVFAVTAVQGDREGDKSNPVTAHVLGIRLIVTPQDEALAIEWSLPVDITFQSFLVEYGVDAEQFSEKRTVPGGDIKKDEKRSLVLRDLLPGVTYAVRITPVDTTGEARDDLVATGQGTPGGDGVHYASPDQIPPFQEDPSLRPPNQTGSGLPHLAWWIAGSVTLFLFLLQWQSRRKLRKAHRFLRMMENRYHSV